Proteins from a genomic interval of Trichocoleus desertorum ATA4-8-CV12:
- a CDS encoding PD40 domain-containing protein has protein sequence MTNGNAEIAFVSDRDGTGALYVMNADGSGQTKISRNPKVNYYNPAWSPDGQQIACSAGQVGKSKISICVMNADGSGEVKLASEYSSSAPTWSPDGKKIAFHVTFSGGFFPMGAIYVMDADGSNPIKLIEDAGDMSPSWSPDGKRIAFTSSQHVTSLSMVNTEIYVVDADGSNPTRLTDNLVPDDSPSWSPDGKQIAFASLRQERFNIYVMNADGSGQTQVTQNPFGNRSLSPSWSPDSKRLVYALKPIAYKRKTEIYTINVDGSENTRITDSEAEETVNEFPVWRP, from the coding sequence ATGACTAACGGGAATGCTGAGATTGCTTTTGTTTCTGATCGGGACGGTACAGGGGCGCTCTATGTAATGAATGCGGATGGGTCTGGACAAACTAAGATCAGCCGCAATCCTAAGGTTAACTATTACAACCCTGCTTGGTCACCGGATGGTCAGCAGATCGCTTGTTCTGCGGGCCAGGTGGGTAAAAGTAAAATCTCAATCTGTGTGATGAATGCAGATGGATCTGGAGAAGTCAAATTAGCAAGCGAGTATAGCAGTTCTGCTCCTACTTGGTCGCCTGACGGCAAAAAGATTGCCTTCCACGTAACTTTTAGTGGGGGCTTTTTCCCGATGGGTGCCATTTATGTGATGGATGCTGACGGCTCTAATCCAATCAAACTAATCGAGGATGCTGGCGACATGTCGCCATCCTGGTCTCCTGATGGCAAACGCATTGCTTTTACCTCTAGCCAGCATGTGACAAGCCTTAGTATGGTCAATACTGAGATTTATGTCGTGGATGCGGATGGGTCTAACCCAACTCGATTGACAGATAACCTAGTACCGGATGATTCTCCGAGCTGGTCCCCGGATGGTAAGCAAATTGCTTTTGCTTCACTTCGCCAGGAGCGTTTTAACATCTATGTAATGAATGCGGATGGGTCTGGTCAGACTCAGGTAACGCAGAATCCATTCGGTAATCGGAGTTTATCTCCGAGTTGGTCCCCGGATAGCAAGCGACTGGTTTATGCTTTGAAACCGATCGCGTACAAGCGGAAGACCGAGATTTACACGATCAATGTGGATGGCTCTGAGAACACGAGGATCACCGACTCTGAAGCCGAAGAAACAGTCAATGAATTTCCTGTTTGGCGACCCTAA
- the egtD gene encoding L-histidine N(alpha)-methyltransferase — MSIFKAVGSNLVSQPPDQGVVQPLEQRLQIDHLISPSNPLAKELTAGKDVVEGLSKAPKSLPPHYFYDDRGSQLFEQICELPEYYLTRTETAILQQYASAIAQITGPCELVELGSGSAIKTRILLDAYAALDQPLHYMPIDVSAGILESSARDLLIDYPTLQVHGLVSTYELALAKLEPAQLPTRMICFLGSSLGNLTPAECEVFFSQVKASLKPGEYFLLGFDLQKSPEVLEAAYDDSQEITAAFNLNMLAHLNGRFQGDFDISQFEHVAFYNQSLHQIEIYLKSLRSQTVHLRSLNLTLEFAAGETIHTEISRKFDLSLMQQDLKAKGLNPIQAWSDPKQWFGLVLCQV; from the coding sequence ATGTCAATTTTTAAAGCAGTGGGCAGCAATCTTGTGTCTCAACCCCCAGACCAAGGTGTTGTTCAGCCCCTAGAACAGCGCTTGCAGATTGACCACCTGATCAGTCCTAGTAATCCTTTAGCCAAAGAGCTTACGGCTGGAAAGGATGTGGTGGAGGGTTTAAGCAAAGCGCCTAAATCCTTGCCCCCGCATTATTTCTACGACGATCGCGGCTCTCAGCTATTTGAGCAAATCTGTGAACTGCCAGAGTACTACTTAACTCGGACTGAGACGGCTATCCTCCAGCAGTATGCCTCTGCGATCGCTCAAATTACCGGACCTTGTGAGCTGGTCGAACTCGGCAGCGGTAGTGCCATCAAAACCCGGATTTTGCTAGATGCTTACGCTGCTTTGGATCAGCCTTTACACTACATGCCGATTGATGTCAGCGCTGGCATTCTAGAAAGTAGTGCGCGGGATTTGCTGATCGACTACCCCACCTTGCAAGTCCACGGCTTAGTCAGTACCTACGAGCTAGCCCTGGCGAAGCTAGAGCCTGCCCAACTGCCCACCCGGATGATTTGTTTCCTCGGCAGTTCCCTCGGCAATCTCACCCCAGCAGAATGCGAGGTTTTCTTTAGCCAAGTGAAAGCTTCCCTGAAACCAGGTGAGTATTTCCTATTGGGGTTTGACTTACAAAAGTCACCCGAGGTTCTAGAAGCTGCCTATGACGACAGCCAAGAGATCACCGCAGCCTTTAACCTCAATATGCTGGCCCATCTCAATGGGCGTTTCCAAGGTGACTTTGATATCTCGCAGTTTGAGCATGTTGCCTTCTATAACCAGTCACTGCATCAAATTGAGATTTACTTAAAGAGCTTGCGATCGCAAACCGTCCATCTGCGATCGCTCAACTTAACCCTGGAGTTTGCCGCAGGTGAAACCATTCACACCGAGATCTCCCGCAAGTTTGATCTGTCACTGATGCAGCAAGACCTTAAAGCTAAAGGCTTAAACCCAATTCAAGCTTGGAGCGATCCTAAGCAGTGGTTTGGCCTCGTCTTGTGTCAGGTTTAG
- the hemL gene encoding glutamate-1-semialdehyde 2,1-aminomutase yields the protein MVVTTLKTTKSEEIFAAAQKLMPGGVSSPVRAFKSVGGQPIVFDRVQGAYAWDVDGNQYIDYVGSWGPAICGHSHPEVNKALHEVLEKGTSFGAPSALENILAEMVIDAVPSVEMVRFVNSGTEACMSVLRLMRAFTGREKIVKFEGCYHGHADMFLVKAGSGVATLGLPDSPGVPKSTTANTLTAPFNDLDAVKALFAENPDQIAGVILEPVVGNAGFIPPDAGFLAGLREITQEHGALLVFDEVMTGFRISYGGAQQKFGITPDLTTMGKVIGGGLPVGAYGGRRDIMAMVSPSGPMYQAGTLSGNPLAMTAGIKTLELLRQPGSYEHLDRVTKKLVEGLLQIAKETGHAACGGSISGMFGFFFTEGPVHNYEDAKKCDLTKFSRFHRGMLERGVYLAPSQFEAGFTSLAHTDADIDRTLEAARDVLSSL from the coding sequence TTGGTTGTCACGACACTTAAAACCACTAAATCAGAAGAAATCTTCGCAGCTGCTCAAAAATTGATGCCAGGGGGCGTTAGTTCTCCAGTGCGTGCCTTCAAATCCGTGGGTGGACAGCCCATCGTTTTCGATCGCGTCCAGGGAGCCTACGCTTGGGACGTAGACGGAAACCAGTACATTGACTATGTGGGTAGCTGGGGGCCAGCCATTTGTGGGCATTCCCATCCGGAAGTGAACAAAGCTCTGCATGAAGTCCTCGAAAAAGGGACGAGTTTTGGTGCACCCTCAGCGCTAGAAAATATTCTGGCTGAGATGGTCATTGATGCTGTACCCAGCGTTGAAATGGTACGCTTCGTCAACTCTGGTACCGAAGCTTGTATGTCCGTGTTGCGCTTGATGCGGGCTTTCACCGGACGGGAGAAAATCGTCAAGTTTGAAGGCTGCTACCACGGTCATGCCGATATGTTCTTGGTCAAGGCGGGTTCGGGTGTTGCGACCCTCGGCTTGCCTGACTCCCCTGGCGTACCTAAGTCCACGACTGCCAACACCTTGACGGCTCCCTTCAACGACCTTGATGCCGTAAAAGCATTGTTCGCGGAGAACCCCGACCAAATTGCTGGGGTGATTCTAGAGCCTGTCGTCGGCAATGCGGGCTTCATTCCTCCCGATGCTGGCTTCTTAGCTGGCTTACGCGAGATTACTCAAGAGCATGGGGCTTTGCTGGTGTTTGATGAAGTCATGACTGGCTTCCGGATTTCCTACGGTGGTGCTCAGCAAAAATTCGGCATCACTCCCGACCTGACCACGATGGGTAAAGTGATTGGCGGGGGGCTACCTGTCGGGGCTTATGGAGGTCGCCGCGACATTATGGCGATGGTTTCGCCTTCTGGCCCGATGTACCAAGCTGGCACCCTTTCTGGTAATCCTTTGGCCATGACCGCTGGCATCAAAACTTTGGAGCTATTACGGCAACCTGGCAGTTACGAGCATCTCGATCGCGTCACCAAGAAGTTGGTTGAAGGTCTGTTGCAAATCGCTAAAGAAACAGGTCATGCGGCTTGCGGCGGCAGTATCAGTGGCATGTTCGGTTTCTTCTTTACCGAAGGGCCTGTGCACAATTACGAAGATGCCAAGAAGTGCGACCTCACCAAGTTCAGCCGTTTCCATCGCGGCATGTTGGAGCGGGGCGTATACTTAGCTCCTTCCCAGTTTGAAGCAGGCTTTACTTCTTTAGCTCATACCGACGCCGATATCGATCGCACCTTAGAAGCTGCACGGGATGTGTTGTCGAGCCTCTAA
- a CDS encoding bifunctional phosphoribosyl-AMP cyclohydrolase/phosphoribosyl-ATP diphosphatase HisIE translates to MSAPESTAFRQAIPVDQIRYNEQGLVPAIIQDYLDGTVLMMAWMNRESLQKTLETGETWFWSRSRAEFWHKGETSGHTQKVRSLRYDCDSDALLVSVEQIGDIACHTGERSCFHQVDGGITPPPADTLSQVFGVISDRRDNPSPDSYTCKLLAGGDNKILKKIGEESAEVVMAFKDDDAEAIAGEVADLFYHTLVALAHHKVDLKAVYRKLQERRR, encoded by the coding sequence ATGTCTGCTCCTGAATCGACTGCCTTTCGTCAAGCTATCCCTGTAGACCAAATTCGCTACAACGAGCAGGGGCTGGTGCCCGCCATTATCCAAGACTATTTGGATGGCACCGTGTTGATGATGGCTTGGATGAATCGGGAGTCCTTACAAAAAACCCTAGAGACGGGCGAAACCTGGTTTTGGAGCCGCTCGCGGGCTGAGTTTTGGCATAAAGGCGAAACCTCTGGTCACACTCAAAAGGTGCGATCGCTGCGTTACGACTGCGACAGTGATGCACTGTTAGTCAGCGTGGAGCAAATTGGCGATATTGCCTGCCACACCGGAGAGCGCAGTTGTTTCCATCAAGTCGATGGTGGCATCACTCCCCCACCCGCCGATACGCTGTCCCAAGTGTTTGGTGTGATTAGCGATCGCCGCGACAACCCCAGCCCTGACTCCTACACCTGCAAACTTCTGGCGGGTGGCGACAACAAAATTCTGAAGAAAATTGGTGAAGAATCAGCAGAAGTGGTGATGGCCTTTAAGGATGACGATGCCGAAGCGATCGCGGGTGAGGTAGCCGACTTGTTCTATCACACGCTGGTCGCTCTAGCCCACCACAAAGTAGACCTCAAAGCCGTATACCGCAAGCTCCAAGAACGTCGCCGTTAA
- a CDS encoding MFS transporter, protein MLSQIGSGFTLFYAPIFFVNQVHLSAVAVGLGLGSASISGVVGRLLSGSLSDSPSWGRRRTLLLSALVSAIASFVLAATTNFPIFVIGNLLMGLGLGLYWPATEAVVADLTTPDQRNEAYALTRLADSLGLGLGVVLGGVLISATGAYRTLFILDGISFVVFLGVVYVAIAETVKPKNEPQQWLKGWGVALRDRALLVYALVNILFTTYISQIQSTMPLYFSNFVSVGNASQGFAPKEISALFTGHLVLSVLCQLPVARWLNRFSRPRALMISALIWAVGFVLVWATGVTSSGQWLWASLSLAVLAIANVAYTPAASSLVVDLAPESLRGVYLSINSQCWAIGYFIGPPLGGWALDQSKFVAYSFWLGLALSVAIALGILQSLQRLMSQPG, encoded by the coding sequence TTGCTCTCTCAAATTGGCAGCGGCTTCACCTTATTTTACGCCCCCATTTTTTTTGTTAATCAGGTGCATTTGTCCGCAGTCGCCGTCGGTTTGGGGCTAGGCAGTGCCTCCATTTCTGGGGTTGTGGGGCGGCTCTTGAGCGGTTCCTTGAGCGACTCTCCGAGTTGGGGCCGACGACGCACATTACTTTTGTCGGCGTTGGTTTCGGCGATCGCTTCTTTTGTCTTGGCTGCGACCACCAACTTTCCCATCTTTGTCATCGGCAACTTGTTGATGGGCTTGGGCTTAGGCTTGTACTGGCCTGCCACCGAAGCGGTCGTGGCCGATCTGACCACTCCAGACCAACGCAATGAAGCTTACGCCTTGACTCGGTTGGCCGATAGCTTGGGTTTAGGGTTGGGTGTGGTACTTGGAGGAGTGTTGATCAGTGCTACGGGGGCTTATCGCACGTTATTTATCCTGGATGGCATTTCCTTTGTGGTCTTCTTGGGTGTGGTTTATGTAGCGATCGCTGAAACTGTGAAACCCAAAAATGAGCCTCAGCAATGGCTAAAAGGCTGGGGCGTAGCTCTACGCGATCGGGCTTTGCTGGTCTATGCACTGGTGAATATTCTGTTCACCACCTATATCTCCCAAATCCAAAGCACCATGCCGCTGTACTTTAGCAACTTTGTTTCAGTTGGCAATGCGAGCCAAGGGTTTGCGCCCAAAGAAATCAGCGCGTTGTTTACAGGGCACTTAGTCTTATCAGTACTGTGCCAACTTCCTGTTGCCCGCTGGCTGAACCGCTTTAGCCGTCCCCGTGCTTTGATGATCTCGGCCTTGATTTGGGCGGTGGGCTTTGTCCTGGTATGGGCTACAGGTGTCACGTCCAGTGGGCAATGGTTGTGGGCGAGCTTGAGTTTGGCAGTACTGGCGATCGCCAATGTAGCTTACACACCTGCGGCTTCCTCATTGGTAGTAGATCTGGCACCAGAATCTTTACGCGGTGTCTATCTCTCAATTAATTCGCAATGCTGGGCGATCGGCTATTTTATCGGCCCGCCACTGGGAGGTTGGGCACTCGATCAGTCCAAGTTTGTGGCTTACAGTTTTTGGTTAGGCTTGGCTTTGAGTGTTGCGATCGCGTTAGGGATTTTGCAGTCCTTGCAACGCCTAATGTCTCAACCTGGATAA
- a CDS encoding sucrose-phosphate phosphatase, whose product MTQFLFVTDLDNTLVGDAAALQVLNQKLAQHRQEHGTKIVYSTGRSLSSYQELKAEQQLLEPDALVVAVGTEIYYKGSETPDATWSDKLSHQWDREVVVATGAHFGDLVPQPEPEQRPFKVSYFLTENAAVEVLPQIEALLKERGLEVKLIYSSGKDFDILPHQADKGRAMAFLRQTWGIDPAQTVVCGDSGNDCALFSVEKERGIIVGNAQPEMLAWHEANPFEHHYLAKAHCAGGILEGLNYFGFL is encoded by the coding sequence GTGACACAATTTCTATTTGTAACCGACCTGGACAACACTCTGGTAGGAGATGCAGCCGCCCTTCAGGTGTTGAATCAGAAGCTAGCCCAGCATCGCCAAGAGCATGGCACCAAAATTGTTTATAGTACCGGGCGATCGCTGTCGTCTTACCAAGAACTCAAAGCCGAACAGCAATTGCTAGAGCCAGATGCCCTAGTTGTGGCGGTGGGCACCGAAATCTACTACAAGGGCAGTGAAACCCCAGACGCAACTTGGTCAGATAAACTTTCACACCAGTGGGATCGAGAGGTGGTAGTAGCAACGGGGGCGCATTTTGGCGATCTGGTGCCTCAGCCTGAGCCAGAACAGCGTCCCTTTAAGGTGAGTTATTTCTTGACGGAGAACGCCGCCGTTGAAGTTCTGCCCCAAATCGAAGCCTTGTTAAAGGAACGCGGCCTAGAAGTAAAGCTGATTTACAGCAGTGGCAAAGACTTCGATATTTTGCCTCACCAAGCCGATAAAGGGAGGGCAATGGCGTTCCTACGGCAAACCTGGGGGATTGACCCAGCCCAAACTGTGGTGTGTGGTGATTCTGGCAATGATTGCGCTTTGTTCTCGGTGGAGAAGGAACGAGGAATAATTGTCGGCAACGCCCAACCGGAAATGCTAGCGTGGCACGAAGCTAACCCCTTCGAGCATCACTATTTAGCCAAAGCCCACTGTGCGGGCGGTATTCTGGAAGGTCTGAACTACTTCGGCTTTCTCTAA
- the ruvA gene encoding Holliday junction branch migration protein RuvA, producing MIGYLQGTVASIQKNPSNRVTLTLDVNQVGYDIQVVPRLIQQLPDLGEPIQVFTHLQVREDQMILFGFGTAAERDLFRQLVSVSGIGPQLAVALLDKMGLQDLVQAIVSGNTKALARTPGVGNKTAERIALELKTKLAEWRQHAGLSSLPSAGPTAEIQEDVEMTLLALGYTNDEITQALQAVGQNSSLAKNAEPDTWIREAIAWLSQ from the coding sequence ATGATTGGTTATCTCCAAGGCACCGTTGCCAGCATTCAAAAAAATCCCAGCAATCGGGTCACACTCACCTTAGATGTCAACCAAGTGGGCTACGACATCCAAGTGGTTCCCCGTTTAATTCAACAGCTGCCTGATTTAGGCGAGCCTATTCAAGTTTTCACGCATTTACAGGTGCGAGAAGACCAAATGATTTTGTTTGGCTTTGGCACCGCCGCTGAGCGGGATTTATTTCGGCAATTGGTCAGCGTCAGTGGGATTGGCCCCCAACTAGCTGTGGCCTTGCTGGATAAAATGGGGCTGCAAGATTTGGTACAGGCGATCGTCTCTGGCAACACGAAAGCCTTAGCCCGTACCCCTGGTGTGGGCAACAAGACAGCGGAACGGATTGCCTTAGAACTAAAAACCAAGCTAGCCGAGTGGCGACAACATGCAGGCTTGTCCAGCTTGCCCTCGGCTGGTCCTACTGCCGAAATTCAAGAAGATGTGGAGATGACGCTGCTGGCTTTAGGCTATACCAACGACGAGATTACGCAAGCGCTCCAAGCGGTGGGGCAAAATAGCAGCTTGGCGAAAAACGCTGAACCAGACACCTGGATTCGAGAAGCGATCGCCTGGTTGAGCCAATAG
- a CDS encoding alpha amylase C-terminal domain-containing protein, with protein sequence MASPIEFSLFAPRVEKVALIGTFSDWQETPMTKGEDGYYRASVDLEDGVYQYKFRVISKTESLLGQWLDVNDPYVTEIDLNTQNGVMRVKDGEKVSTFYEWQHDDQPLPANEELIIYEMHIADFVGEIEGVTLGQYFLAAIAKLDYLVELGINAIELMPVTEYTGNYRWGYLVRYFLAPESSYGNPEDLKRFIDECHARGIRVLIDGIYNHCDGESPLLKIDRDYWYYHDMHYPDDPDNFWGPEFNYEQYDETLDVKPAWKFIGDVVRYWVQEYHVDGIRYDAIRQLGNYDFLLWLTQEATKAAGNKPFYNIAEHIPEAICVTEPDGPFEGCWHESFRIFAIEHICSDRFDIAKLKEALDGKLQGFASATSVVNYLASHDRERTLTELGDRGIFDQAAFQRAKLGAVLLMTAMGLPMLWMGDEFGEYKRKTETTTQPNKLQWHLLEQDVNQDLLKYYQKLITLRKKIPALKTNNVNFFYEHIENKVLAYVRWNDMGSRVVVVANFSDQSFPEYQIPQFPEDGNWYEWLSDRQFQAESGCLTLELKDLEAKVLIYQP encoded by the coding sequence ATGGCAAGCCCAATTGAGTTCAGCTTATTTGCTCCCCGTGTCGAAAAAGTGGCACTGATCGGAACGTTCTCAGACTGGCAAGAGACTCCGATGACCAAAGGAGAAGATGGCTACTATCGGGCATCGGTAGACCTAGAAGACGGAGTCTATCAGTATAAATTTCGCGTGATCTCCAAGACCGAGTCCCTGCTAGGCCAGTGGCTTGACGTGAATGATCCTTACGTCACCGAGATCGACCTCAACACTCAAAATGGCGTGATGCGGGTTAAGGATGGGGAAAAGGTCAGCACGTTTTACGAATGGCAGCACGATGATCAGCCTCTGCCTGCCAACGAAGAACTGATCATTTATGAGATGCACATCGCCGATTTCGTGGGTGAAATTGAAGGGGTCACGTTGGGGCAGTATTTTCTTGCGGCGATCGCGAAATTAGACTACTTGGTGGAGCTGGGCATTAACGCGATCGAACTGATGCCCGTGACGGAATACACCGGAAATTACCGCTGGGGCTATTTGGTGCGTTACTTCCTTGCCCCTGAGTCTAGTTACGGCAACCCAGAGGATTTGAAACGCTTTATTGATGAGTGCCATGCCCGAGGCATTCGAGTCTTGATCGATGGCATCTATAACCACTGCGATGGTGAAAGTCCGCTCCTCAAGATCGATCGCGACTACTGGTACTACCACGACATGCACTACCCGGACGACCCCGACAACTTCTGGGGGCCAGAGTTTAACTACGAGCAATACGACGAAACCCTAGATGTCAAACCAGCCTGGAAGTTTATTGGGGACGTGGTGCGCTATTGGGTGCAGGAGTACCACGTTGACGGCATTCGCTACGATGCGATTCGCCAACTGGGAAACTACGACTTTTTGCTCTGGCTGACCCAAGAAGCCACCAAAGCCGCAGGCAACAAACCCTTCTACAACATTGCCGAGCATATTCCAGAGGCCATTTGCGTTACAGAACCAGATGGGCCGTTTGAAGGCTGCTGGCACGAAAGCTTCCGCATCTTCGCGATCGAGCATATTTGCAGCGACAGGTTCGATATAGCCAAACTCAAGGAAGCACTTGACGGTAAGCTTCAAGGGTTTGCGAGTGCCACTTCGGTCGTCAACTATCTCGCCAGTCACGATCGCGAACGCACTTTGACCGAACTAGGCGATCGCGGCATTTTTGACCAAGCGGCTTTCCAACGCGCCAAGTTAGGAGCTGTCCTGCTCATGACCGCAATGGGCCTGCCGATGCTTTGGATGGGGGATGAATTTGGGGAGTACAAGCGCAAAACCGAAACCACAACCCAACCCAATAAGTTGCAATGGCATTTACTAGAGCAAGACGTTAACCAGGATTTGCTCAAGTATTACCAAAAGCTGATTACTTTACGAAAGAAAATTCCTGCCCTGAAAACCAATAATGTCAATTTCTTCTACGAACATATCGAGAATAAAGTTCTAGCTTATGTGCGCTGGAATGATATGGGTTCTAGGGTGGTAGTCGTCGCTAACTTCTCCGATCAGTCGTTTCCCGAATATCAAATTCCTCAGTTTCCAGAAGATGGGAATTGGTATGAATGGCTGAGCGATCGCCAATTTCAGGCAGAATCGGGTTGCCTCACCCTGGAACTCAAAGATCTTGAAGCAAAAGTATTGATTTATCAGCCATAA
- a CDS encoding alpha amylase C-terminal domain-containing protein — MSSPIEFNLFAPYNEGAALVGSFSDWQEIPMEKSKDGYFRTKVELEDGVYQYKFRVQSKSWFFEPDQWVDVNDPYATDIDNPTQNGVVRIKDGERIVDTYVWQHDDKPLPPDHELVIYEMHVGDFSGGEDDPYARGQYKHVVEKLDYLCDLGINAIELMPVKEYPGDHSWGYNPRYFFATESSYGTTDGLKRLIDECHARGIRVIMDGIYNHSEAESPLTQIDHDYWYHKEPRDPDNNWGPEFNYEHYDENLDTYPARRFAGDTVRFWTEEYHIDGVRYDAARQIANYDFMHWLVQEAKQSAGSKPFYNIAEHIPENPSITNIDGPMDGCWHDSFYHCVLEHICGDTFDLEQLKDVIDARRQGFMGATNIVNYLTNHDHNHIMAELGDREIFNEEAFKRAKLGAALLMTAMGVPLIWMGEEFGEYKYKTVDQAKIEWPLLANDLNRNLWDYYKGLIHLRKTNHALYTENVDFFHENPEAKVLAYTRWNDEGSRVVVVANFSDEFLAGYQVPNFPANGTWHEWTRDYDVDSGDHNLIVDLGSYEAQIFVWQS, encoded by the coding sequence ATGTCAAGCCCTATTGAATTTAATTTATTTGCTCCCTATAACGAAGGTGCTGCCTTAGTTGGGTCTTTTTCCGATTGGCAAGAGATCCCAATGGAGAAAAGCAAAGATGGTTACTTCCGCACCAAAGTTGAATTAGAAGATGGGGTTTATCAATATAAATTTCGGGTGCAATCCAAGAGCTGGTTTTTTGAACCGGATCAATGGGTTGATGTAAACGATCCCTATGCCACAGATATCGATAACCCAACTCAAAATGGGGTGGTACGGATTAAAGATGGCGAAAGAATTGTTGATACTTATGTCTGGCAACATGATGACAAACCCTTGCCACCAGACCATGAGCTAGTCATCTATGAAATGCATGTGGGAGACTTTTCGGGTGGCGAAGATGATCCTTATGCCCGTGGTCAATATAAGCATGTAGTTGAGAAATTAGATTACCTGTGCGATCTAGGCATTAACGCGATCGAGCTGATGCCCGTAAAAGAATATCCCGGCGACCATAGCTGGGGCTACAACCCCCGTTATTTCTTCGCCACCGAATCTAGCTACGGCACCACCGATGGACTCAAGCGCCTGATCGATGAGTGCCATGCCCGTGGCATTCGCGTGATCATGGATGGGATCTACAACCACTCCGAAGCTGAAAGCCCTCTGACCCAAATCGATCACGACTATTGGTATCACAAAGAACCCCGTGACCCCGACAACAACTGGGGACCTGAGTTCAACTACGAGCACTACGACGAAAACCTAGATACCTATCCCGCCCGACGCTTTGCAGGCGACACGGTGCGCTTCTGGACGGAGGAATATCATATTGATGGCGTTCGCTACGATGCCGCTCGTCAAATTGCCAACTACGACTTTATGCACTGGTTGGTCCAAGAAGCAAAGCAATCCGCAGGCAGCAAGCCGTTTTACAACATTGCGGAACATATTCCAGAAAACCCCAGCATCACCAACATCGATGGCCCGATGGACGGTTGTTGGCACGACAGTTTCTACCACTGCGTCTTAGAGCATATTTGCGGCGATACTTTCGACCTAGAGCAGCTCAAAGATGTGATTGACGCGAGACGACAAGGCTTCATGGGAGCCACCAATATCGTCAACTACCTCACCAACCATGACCACAACCACATCATGGCCGAGTTGGGCGATCGCGAAATCTTTAATGAAGAAGCCTTCAAGCGCGCCAAACTAGGAGCTGCCCTGCTCATGACCGCAATGGGAGTGCCCCTAATTTGGATGGGTGAAGAATTTGGCGAGTACAAATATAAAACCGTAGACCAAGCCAAGATCGAGTGGCCTTTACTAGCAAACGATCTGAATCGGAACTTGTGGGATTACTACAAAGGCTTGATTCACCTCCGCAAAACCAATCACGCCCTCTATACCGAAAATGTCGATTTCTTCCACGAGAACCCAGAAGCCAAAGTTCTGGCCTATACCCGCTGGAACGATGAAGGCTCCAGAGTGGTCGTGGTTGCCAACTTCTCTGACGAATTTTTGGCAGGCTATCAAGTGCCCAACTTCCCAGCCAACGGCACTTGGCACGAGTGGACCAGAGACTATGACGTAGACTCAGGAGACCATAATCTTATTGTCGATCTGGGTAGCTACGAAGCCCAAATCTTTGTTTGGCAATCTTAA
- the rpsO gene encoding 30S ribosomal protein S15 has translation MALLQERKHQIIDDYQVHETDTGSADVQVAMLTERINKLSEHLKTNKKDHASRRGLLKMIGHRKQLLAYILKQDQGRYRALIGRLGIRG, from the coding sequence ATGGCCCTGCTGCAAGAGCGTAAGCACCAAATCATTGACGACTACCAGGTTCACGAGACCGACACTGGTTCTGCGGACGTCCAAGTTGCCATGCTCACAGAGCGCATCAATAAGCTAAGTGAGCACCTCAAGACCAACAAAAAAGACCACGCTTCTCGTCGTGGACTTCTAAAGATGATCGGTCATCGTAAGCAGTTACTCGCTTACATCCTGAAGCAAGATCAGGGGCGCTATAGAGCTTTGATCGGTCGGTTAGGCATTCGCGGTTAG
- a CDS encoding PAM68 family protein, whose amino-acid sequence MAPESDDRARLPFEPTKNRKKAAKPENPTPQTVVKQESKPKANAPKSSNQEMAIPDAVSKRMARRMAFFCGIPTSLGMATFFVAYWVVSHDWIKLPNVAVILVSMGFFGLGVLGLTYGVLSASWDEETPGSLLGASEFGTNWGRMTAAWRANK is encoded by the coding sequence ATGGCTCCTGAATCTGATGATCGAGCACGCCTACCCTTTGAACCCACTAAAAATCGTAAAAAAGCTGCAAAACCGGAGAACCCTACGCCACAAACTGTGGTGAAGCAAGAGAGTAAGCCTAAGGCCAATGCTCCAAAATCCTCTAATCAGGAAATGGCTATCCCCGATGCGGTGAGCAAGCGCATGGCTCGTCGCATGGCTTTCTTTTGTGGTATCCCTACGAGTTTAGGGATGGCCACATTTTTTGTGGCTTATTGGGTAGTCAGTCACGACTGGATTAAGCTGCCCAATGTGGCTGTGATACTGGTGAGTATGGGCTTTTTTGGTCTGGGAGTTTTAGGGCTTACCTACGGGGTGCTCTCAGCCTCCTGGGATGAAGAAACACCGGGTAGCTTATTAGGAGCCTCGGAGTTTGGTACCAATTGGGGCCGCATGACGGCGGCGTGGCGCGCTAATAAATAG